The Rhizobium etli 8C-3 genome has a segment encoding these proteins:
- a CDS encoding (2Fe-2S)-binding protein has protein sequence MVQLTINGVTRDIDVDPETPLLWALREQAGLTGTKFGCGIAQCGACTVHIDGVATRSCAMPVSAIDANQEIVTIEGLSADGSHPVQQAWLSLDVPQCGYCQAGMIMAATALLNTTPDPSDDDINAEITNICRCGTYNRVRAAIKLAAANSSAAQKG, from the coding sequence ATGGTGCAACTCACCATCAACGGCGTCACCCGCGATATCGACGTGGATCCGGAGACGCCTCTTTTATGGGCCTTGCGAGAACAGGCCGGCCTGACCGGCACGAAGTTCGGTTGTGGCATTGCGCAGTGCGGCGCATGCACAGTGCATATCGACGGCGTCGCCACGCGCTCCTGCGCTATGCCGGTCAGCGCTATCGATGCAAACCAGGAGATCGTCACGATCGAAGGGCTTTCGGCCGATGGCTCCCATCCGGTCCAGCAGGCATGGCTTTCGCTCGACGTGCCGCAATGCGGATACTGTCAGGCTGGCATGATCATGGCGGCCACCGCCTTGCTGAACACGACCCCGGATCCGTCGGATGACGATATCAACGCCGAAATCACCAATATCTGCCGCTGCGGCACCTATAACCGGGTGCGGGCTGCGATCAAGCTCGCCGCTGCAAACAGCAGTGCCGCGCAGAAAGGCTGA